TTCGATTTCGGTGCGCCCGCCATTGGGCGAATCGGTTCGTTGATGGACGATTTTCTCGCGACGGAAGCCGGATTCAATCAACCCGCTGTGGATCTGTATGAAGACGAGCATCATTTCTACGCTCGCTTTGAACTTCCCGGCGTGAACAAAGACAAGGTCGACCTGGAACTGGAAAATGCTGTGCTGACTTTGCGCAGTCAGGAAGCCAGCGAAGGGGATGAAAAGC
The nucleotide sequence above comes from Coraliomargarita algicola. Encoded proteins:
- a CDS encoding Hsp20/alpha crystallin family protein; this encodes MKLIRYAYPQSQASSAFNRLFDFGAPAIGRIGSLMDDFLATEAGFNQPAVDLYEDEHHFYARFELPGVNKDKVDLELENAVLTLRSQEASEGDEKLSRTQFERSISVPDGVDLEKVSAAMDAGILTVTMPKLEARKPRQISVK